The genomic window TGGCACCAATCGGGATTAGGCCGCCTGAAAGTGACTTAGAAAGCATGATCACGTCCGGTTCAATGCCTTCCCACTCACAAGCGAAAAGCTTACCTGTGCGGCCAAGCCCCGTTTGAATTTCATCGACCATCAATAACGTGCCCGTTTCCTGACACAGCGCTTGTACGGCTTGCAAGTAACCTTCAGGTGGCACATGTACGCCGCCTTCACCTTGGATTGGCTCAAGAATAAAGGCACCGACATCATCACGTGACAACGCAATACGTAGCGCGTCTAAATCTGCAAATGGCACTTCGACCATGGCACTTAATAAAGGCTGGAAAAACGTACGATGTTTTTCTCGTCCCGTAAGGGACAATGCACCGAGTGTTTTACCATGGTAGCTGTTTTTCAGATAAGCAATCCCTGCTTTACCCGTCGCGGCTTTTGCCAGTTTTATTGCCGCTTCGACCGCTTCAGTCCCTGAGTTACTGAAAAAAACTTTCCCCATATTACCTGGTGCTACATGACACAATACTTCCGCAAGTTTCGCCGTTTGCTCTGGAATGGAGATGTACTGAATAAAGTTCGGGCCTTGCGCTTGCAAGTAGTCACTTACTGCTTTAGTCACTGCTGTTGGGTTATGCCCTAAGTTCAAACAGCCATACCCTGCAACCATATCCATGTACGTTTCACCATTGACCGTCCTTAATGATGTGCCATGTGCTTGATTGAAAACGTGGTCGCAGCGTTGCTGCTTTAAAAATTCAACCAACATCGGGTTCACGAATTGGTGGTGACGGTCTAGCGTATCTTCTCGAGAAGGTGAGGCGTGGATCACCGCATCAATGAATTCGAGCGTTTTTGTCTCGCTATTCGATTGCCCATAAATATCTTGATGGTAGTAACGCTTTAAGTTCGTCACGTGCTGCGCATCAATTTTTTCACCAAACGATGCCAATGGGTAGGCGTAAAAACCGTGTTTCTCGGCAAGTTCCCCAATTTCAAGCACTTGCTCTGGAGGCAAATAACGGCCGAGAGAGAAGGTTTCTGCACGGCCTTCGAGGGCAAGCACGATGGTTTCGGCCATGCAGCCATTGAGCTGTTGCTTTATGGTGACATTTAACGATTCACCACCCAGTTTCACCGCATCTGTTGCCGTCACACAGCCACCGTCGATAATCAGAATATCGTCACGTGCCGGGCGTTCATTCACATTCACATCGCGAGGTAATGCAACATCGATAAAAATAGAGCCTGGCTGAAGAGACTCGACATCTATAATGCCGCCAGCAGAAGTCGCACCAACAAACAATTTGCACGCTGAGTACAGATCTGCAGGGTTACCAGTCAGCGTCACGCGATGGTGATACTTCTCTGGTAAATGTGATAACAGTTCCGCTTTATCCGTGTGTGATGCCCGGTGAAGTAATGCGAGGTTAAACCCTTCAGCAAGAAGCAAGCGACTCAATGCCAAACAAATAGAACCCGGGTAACCCACCACCCCTATGGTCTGCATTTCAGGGTTCACATCAAGCCATGAGGTAATTTGCATCATCGCTTTATAACCCGCATACGTGGTCAGTGAGTTTCCAGACGTTACCGGTACAGGGGCTTTGGCAGCCGTGGCCTCACCACGACGACCAACGATAGACGTAAATCCACCTAGGCCCACGAGTTCGGCGCCATCCGAATGCAACTCTTCTATCCCTGCGAGGACTCGATTCGCAATTGCCCGAGGATCCGCCAGCATCTCTTCTGCTGTCAATGGCATGTATTTCACCAAGCCTTCACACGTAGCACCACTGGCTGAAGTGATTTTGGCAAAATTCATGAAGGAAACAAGATTAGACTTTGACCACTCGCTGCGCTTATATCCGTTATGTTGCTCATTAGTATGACGCTGCAACAAATCAAGCATTTTTACGTAGCGTTTCAGCCCTACGGACGTCGGGTGTGCAATAAATCCAAACTTCATAGTGACACTCCTTGTTGGGTACTATCTTCAAATGTCGGACTGTGTTGAGTCTCTGATAATTGAGCCTGCGCACGACGAGCTTCAAGCTCGGCCAAATCGCCAGGATCGCGCTGCCAACCTTTCGCTGTTGCCAATGACATGCCATCGCCTTCGTTGTTGTGGCCAAGCACAACAGAGAACAAATTCAGTCGGCGTTTTGAGGTGAGCGCTTCACGAATAGACGTTTCATCGAATCGAGTCAGCGTTTTGTTTTGAACCGTGAAATCACCAACATCGAGTGAATACTCTGGTTGGTCAATATTCACCAAACGCATTTGGCGAGAAGTACGGTTAAACAAAATGCGTTCTTGATAAGTGTTGATCACCGACAAACCGCCATTACAGAAGTAAAATACCGTGATGCTTTTATCCAAAAGTTCAGGGTGGCTTAAAATGTTGTCGATAAAGCTAGGTAAAATGTCAGGTACAATGCCTTTTGCGCCATCGCCGATAAACGCAATTACGTTCGTGTTACTCGTGAACGCGAGGTAGGTAGACGCAAGTAGTGCATCGCCCATCAGAGCTCGCCCGTACCATCCCGAGAATCCTCGACGTGTTTTTGCCACGTTACGAACAGCAGAAATACCGCAACGACCCACGTCATAAACCCCCGTGTAATCAAACCCATCTTGCTCAATGAGCGACTCAACGACGCCATTAAGTTGACTAAAGAAGTAGTTGGGTGACATAGGAAGGGTAGGGAGCTTACTGATCACATCCGATTGCGAATCCACGTAGCTATGAATGTTCGCCACACGTTTCGCTTTTAGCTCGTCTGAGACGTTTAAGTTATCTTTGATGGCCTGTAAAAACGCCAAGCAATTCATATTTACTTTAACGTCTGCATAAGGCGATAGATGGTGCTCGTTATGTGTAACTTGAACAACATGAACTTTACGTTCTAAACGCGCATCAGAGAAAGGCGTCGCTACCTGTGCCACACGACTTTTAATCATAAATAAGCTTTGCTCAGACAGCTCATTGAGTTTGTCGTTGGTGTGGAAGAAGTGATAAACCTTTGGCGTATAACCGTAAATCGCCAACGTTCCCAAAAAATGCGGATTCCGCTTACCTTGGTAATACTTCGGTACAGAACCTGGGTGCGCTAAGGTGTCAACTAACGCGATACCCGCTTGTTCAGCAATTTCATGCACTAGCGCATATTCGTCTTCCGTCACTGGACCTAACTGCCACACCAATTTCTCGGGTCCTTTATTGACCAAATCAATTGCCTGTTTAAGCGCATCAGATTGAGGAAGTACTTGCTCATTCTCAATCACTTCAGGGATGATTTCTTCAATCGCTTTATCGAGTGGCAATGAAGACTCAAGCACGTTTTGAGTGGCCAAGATCACAACCGGTCCTTTGCCTTGATGGAACAACTCAAATGCACGCGCCAAATCCGCCGTTATATTCTCGACTTCGTCCATATACACGTAAGGGATCCCACGCGCTTCAAATACTTGGCGAGTATCTTCTGTTGCGGTGATCGTGCCTTGGAAACTGTACCACTGGCTTAAACGGTTTTCTGCAGCAACGATAATCCCTTGGGCAGCCGTTTCTTTTAGGTTGATTAATGTCCCCTTAAACTCGTCCAACATACCCGATGTCACCACGGCTAAAAACGGTTTACGGTAGAGCTGCCAGTTCGCGATTGCGCCACATGCAATCGCATGTTCATTTTGACCACGCAATACAAGCCCGCCTTGTGATGAGGCATGACGGTCTAAGTGACCTATCAAATTCGACACAACAGAACCGGTGAAATAGGACACGAGCCAATTACCTGGCGCCGTGCGACCAAAGAACTTGATGAGTTCTTCGCCCAACGTATTGTGCGGTTCAGCGCATCCGGTAGGTTTCACTCGACGGTTGGTGTAATTCATTTCAAAGAAATCCATCCACAAACAAAGAAGTTCTGTTTGGAAGGTGCCAGGGTCTTCTGAACGCACAATTTCACGATATTGCTGAGGCAAATAACGGATCGGGGTGCGTAAATCACGGATAAATGTGACGGTCGAGAAAGTCGAATAAAACGCCGGGATGCCCACTTTATGCATTGCGCGGTAAAACGCATCAAGGTCACGGTCAATTTGGTCAATTTTATCGTCGGTATACCCTAATGACGTTTGATCATAAAACACCATGCCCACTTGAAATTCAGGGTGTTCGGCTAACGCGTTGGCGTGAATGATGCGACCCGTCGCTTCCGCTAAACTGGCACATTGGATCACTTCAATGTTAATGGTTTTCTTTTGATTGCGAAGAAAATGGATCGCTTTCTCTTTTGCCTCAGAATACAGCTCGCTCTGTGCAAGTGCTGAAAGCTTTAATGGGATCTCGGCTGAAATTTGAACACGTTTGAACACATAATCTCGAATGTCATTCAACACACCCAGACCCGTTTGAAAAAATGCTGGATCTTTCGTTACAACAACTACGCCCACCGTAATGGTGTCTTTCTTTGAATTCGTCGTTGTGGCTTCGTTGGCATGCCACACTTGCTCATAAAGGTGTGATGCTGACGTTGTTTTTCCTATCATGGTTGTCATGATGAATTCCTTATGCTGCCATCTAGGTTTCGTCGGCGTTGAC from Pseudoalteromonas xiamenensis includes these protein-coding regions:
- a CDS encoding aminotransferase class III-fold pyridoxal phosphate-dependent enzyme, with amino-acid sequence MKFGFIAHPTSVGLKRYVKMLDLLQRHTNEQHNGYKRSEWSKSNLVSFMNFAKITSASGATCEGLVKYMPLTAEEMLADPRAIANRVLAGIEELHSDGAELVGLGGFTSIVGRRGEATAAKAPVPVTSGNSLTTYAGYKAMMQITSWLDVNPEMQTIGVVGYPGSICLALSRLLLAEGFNLALLHRASHTDKAELLSHLPEKYHHRVTLTGNPADLYSACKLFVGATSAGGIIDVESLQPGSIFIDVALPRDVNVNERPARDDILIIDGGCVTATDAVKLGGESLNVTIKQQLNGCMAETIVLALEGRAETFSLGRYLPPEQVLEIGELAEKHGFYAYPLASFGEKIDAQHVTNLKRYYHQDIYGQSNSETKTLEFIDAVIHASPSREDTLDRHHQFVNPMLVEFLKQQRCDHVFNQAHGTSLRTVNGETYMDMVAGYGCLNLGHNPTAVTKAVSDYLQAQGPNFIQYISIPEQTAKLAEVLCHVAPGNMGKVFFSNSGTEAVEAAIKLAKAATGKAGIAYLKNSYHGKTLGALSLTGREKHRTFFQPLLSAMVEVPFADLDALRIALSRDDVGAFILEPIQGEGGVHVPPEGYLQAVQALCQETGTLLMVDEIQTGLGRTGKLFACEWEGIEPDVIMLSKSLSGGLIPIGATLCKNSVWQTAYGTSDRFLLHTSTFGGGNIASVAALAAIREIIATDLPKRSEELGGYFKAQLQAVADKYPFVAEVRGRGLMLGIQFEQTFDGAVAASAREFATRLPGDWHTTWKFLPDPVREHLQAAMTRMEQSLGEMFCLKFVTKFCIDHQILTFVTANSSTVIRIQPPLIISKDEIDRFVSAFATVCEEMSTFLD
- a CDS encoding biosynthesis protein PigD, with translation MTTMIGKTTSASHLYEQVWHANEATTTNSKKDTITVGVVVVTKDPAFFQTGLGVLNDIRDYVFKRVQISAEIPLKLSALAQSELYSEAKEKAIHFLRNQKKTINIEVIQCASLAEATGRIIHANALAEHPEFQVGMVFYDQTSLGYTDDKIDQIDRDLDAFYRAMHKVGIPAFYSTFSTVTFIRDLRTPIRYLPQQYREIVRSEDPGTFQTELLCLWMDFFEMNYTNRRVKPTGCAEPHNTLGEELIKFFGRTAPGNWLVSYFTGSVVSNLIGHLDRHASSQGGLVLRGQNEHAIACGAIANWQLYRKPFLAVVTSGMLDEFKGTLINLKETAAQGIIVAAENRLSQWYSFQGTITATEDTRQVFEARGIPYVYMDEVENITADLARAFELFHQGKGPVVILATQNVLESSLPLDKAIEEIIPEVIENEQVLPQSDALKQAIDLVNKGPEKLVWQLGPVTEDEYALVHEIAEQAGIALVDTLAHPGSVPKYYQGKRNPHFLGTLAIYGYTPKVYHFFHTNDKLNELSEQSLFMIKSRVAQVATPFSDARLERKVHVVQVTHNEHHLSPYADVKVNMNCLAFLQAIKDNLNVSDELKAKRVANIHSYVDSQSDVISKLPTLPMSPNYFFSQLNGVVESLIEQDGFDYTGVYDVGRCGISAVRNVAKTRRGFSGWYGRALMGDALLASTYLAFTSNTNVIAFIGDGAKGIVPDILPSFIDNILSHPELLDKSITVFYFCNGGLSVINTYQERILFNRTSRQMRLVNIDQPEYSLDVGDFTVQNKTLTRFDETSIREALTSKRRLNLFSVVLGHNNEGDGMSLATAKGWQRDPGDLAELEARRAQAQLSETQHSPTFEDSTQQGVSL